The window CATGAACAAAGTAGTGAGTATATCGTTTATTTGAAGTCACATGAAGCCAGTGTCTCTTTCCATTGATATAACAGCCTGTTTCATCTAAATGAAGATAACTTGATGCCAAAAGATTTTCTTTGATTGAAGCTTCAGTCGTTTCCAACAACTCATCACATCGTTTCGTCATATTCACCAGTGTTCCTTGGCTGATGGTCGCTCCGAAAATATCCTGAGTCAATTGTTTCAGACGGTTGAAAGGAATCAATTGATAGTGACTGAAATAAGTTAATACACTTGTTAAATGTGGCCCATATTGTGTCGGTTGTATGACATGTTTCGGAAATAGTCCTTCATTTTTAAAATGACAGTTAGGACATACTTTAATTTGAGATTGATGCTCAGTGACTTGAAGCCTTAATCTCGGTAAATCAAAAACTTGACGTCGAATCGTTTTTTGAGGTTCAACGTTTTCTAAACAACACCCACACCCTCGGCAAATTTTCGGATGATGTGTGACGACACGATCCGGATCTTTTATCATTTTTAAGGTTGAACCTTGATGTCCGACTTGACCACCCGGTTTTTTATTTGAAGGTTGACGTAAACTTTTTGTCTTTTTAAAACCATCGGTTGAGGGAGGCAAACTACTGTTTTGACTTGTTTTATTTGATTGTTTTTCAAGTTTTTTAAGGCGAGCATCTAAATCTGAAATGACTTTATTTTGTTTCTCAACCGTTTGAGATAAATCAGAGATTTGAGTGGAAAGTCCTTGAACTAAAGTAATGACGGATTGAATTCCTTCATGATAAACTTTGATGATTTCAGATTCTGACATAAGATGACACCTTCTTCTAAAGTTGGAATAGTAAGGATATTATAACGTAAATCTTATAAATAGGTAAGTTATTCACGAGAGCTACATATCATTAACAAAATCACCAAGAAACGGAATTCGTTTACTTGGTAGCTGAATAGTTACAAAGACGTTATGAATCACAGATTGTTTTAACCATTTCCATAATCCTTCAATTAAGTTTAATTCTGGACTATATGGTGGTAAAAAGATTAACCTTAATCTATTTTTGTGTTCGTTTAAAAAAGGTTGGATGAGTTTAGCGTGATGAATTCTTGCGTTATCTAAAATCATGACAATCTTTCCCGTTGGATATTGTTTCAGTACTTTTTTGAGGAATTCTAAAAAGATATCTGCTGTATAACGTTCTTCCTCCTGGACATAAACATGACCTGTCTCATAGTTAAGGATTCCTATTAATTTGACACTTTTATTATTTCCGTAAGTAGGAATAATCCGTTGTTTTCCTTTAGGAAACCAATTGTTGACTAATGATTGATAATCTCTGATAGAACTTTCATCTTGAAACAATAAATGATCAATCTCTCCACGAATCAAAATTTTTTAATTGTTCAAATTCCTGTTTAAATCCCTCTTGTTTTTCTTGACTCGCTCTCGCTAATGAGTAAGTCGGGCGTGTGTAGCTAAAACCTAAGCGTAACAACATGTCACGCATTCCACCTTTAGAGAATGAAATTCCAAAGGTTTGCTTCACCCAGATGCATAATAGCTTACAATCCCAAGTCATGTACGGTTCAATCCCAACATCAGCGGGCATTTTATGGATGAGGGTATGGATTAACTCAGCTTCTTGCTCAGGTGAAAGTTTCTTCGGGCAGCCTGATTTTGGGCGTGGGTTTAATCCCTCAAGTCCATATTTTTTATAATTTCTAACATGTGTTCCGATGGTCTGAGCAGTGAAGGGAACTATCTTAGCGATTTCTACATTTTTATATCCTTGTAAGTGTAAATAGATGACTTGATAACGAGTATAAAGTTGTTTCGATGATGTTTCACGCATCGCTGTTTCAATTAATTTTAATTCTGTCTGATTCATAGTTGCCTCAATTTCTATGGATTGTCAACACTAAATTAAACAACTTTTTTAAGGGTATTTTGACGATATTCAACTGGGGATAAGTATCCCAGTGAAGAGTGAATCCGATGGTTATTATACCAGTTCACATAATCAGATAATTCATAGCCTAATTGTTCATGTGTTTCAAATCTCTGATTCTTTATAAATTCAGTTTTAATCACTTTGTAAGTTGCCTCAGCTACAGCGTTATCATAAGGGCAACCCTTCATACTGAGTGATCGCTCAATGTTAAAAGTATCTAAAATCTCATCAATGATTTGATTCTTAAATTCATTTCCCCGATCTGTGTGGAAGATCTTGATTTGACTTAGGTTAGTTTTGACTGTACAAAAAGCCTTCTTAACTAACTCTGCATCCTTATTAGGACCCGAACTATAACCGATAATTTCACGATTAAACAGGTCTACAAGCACACAAAGATAGTGCCAGCGATGACCGACTCTAACGTACGTTAAATCGCTGACAACCACGTTTAAATAAGGCTGCTTATCAAAGTTACGATTCACGATATTTTCAACCTTATCTTGGTTACATTTTGCTGGATGTGGCTTAAATTGAGCGACTGTATAGTTTGATACTAAGCCTTCTTGTTTCATAATACGACCAATGCAACGACGTGAGACTTGTTGCCCCATTTTGTTTAATTCGTGTTTAATTTTTCGAGTTCCGTAGTTATTTCGGCTTCATCGAAAAATCTCAACGATATCAGTGACTAGTTGGGTCTCATTTTTCTTCGGTTTAGATTCGTAATAATAGGTGCTACGAGACACGTTAAGGACTTCGCACATCGCTGAAACAGAATATTTGTGAGTATTGTTTTTAATCACATTTATCTTCGTCCTAAGATCAGCGCGGCTTGCTTTAAAATATCATTTTCCATTTCAAGTTGTTTAATCTTCTTGCGAAGTTGAATCAATTCATTTTCTTCGTCTGTTCGGTTATCTTTCTCTTTAAAAGAACCGGTAGAAGTCGATTGTTTAATCCATTTATCGAGTAAAGAAGGTGAGAGATCATATTCACGAACAATATCACATTTACGTTTACCATTGAGATAAAGTTGAACTAATTGGTTTTTAAATTCATCTGTATACTTACGGCGAGGTCTACGAGTTTTTGTTTGGATCATGTTAAAGCTCCTTTAGATTGATATTATTTATCATTTTACATGACCTTAAAAAAACTGTCTAATTAATTGTAACCTATCCACTCAATGAAAATGGAACGATAATAGGATTTTTTTTCATAATAAATAGTGGATTGTCAACACTAAACTTTATGCTAGACTTAATTGATTAGTAATATATCCTTCTATACACTTAACTTGATATCTGTTATCTTAATTGTTTTACTTACAAACAATAAAACAATATATATAATTCCACCTACCAGAACTTGAATAAATGTAGTAAGGATTGTATTAGGTAATAAACATCCAATAGCATTAATTACAATATACATAATTAGTGCACAAATAAATATGTATGGAATTTTTGATAAAATTTCTTTCATATTTAATTGATTCTTAACAAAATACATTTGAATAAAAACCCCTGTAAACTCTGCTGCCACCGTTGCAATAGAAGCTCCAATGTAACTATATCTAGGTAACAATATAAAATTTAATACTATATTAACAACAGCTGCAATACATACAGAAATAGTATATTTATTTTGTTGATTAGTTGGAATAAGGTATTGAATAGCAAATAAATTGGCACCACCAATAGCAATTATAATCCAAGCTGAATAATAAAATACAGTTGTTACCTCTTGAAACCCTTCACCAAAAAACCATGGTACAAAATTTTTAGCAACTCCTACTATACCAAATGTAAGTCCAAAACTAATAACCGAAATAAATAAAGCACTTTTTTCGATGACTTTCTTCATTGTTTTCTCATCACTAGTTACCATCATATTAGCAATTCTAGGCATCATAACACTACTAATAGCTCCTATTAGTGTGACAGCCAAACGTATAATCTTCTGTCCTTGATCATATACACCAACATCAGCTGATGTATTCATTACTCCTAACATTGTACGATCTAAAAGAACATAGACACTACTTGCAATTTGAGGTAAAAACAATAGAAGAGTGGGCTTTAGATGTTTAATAATATCATCTCGATTAGGTTTAACAAACTTTATACTTTTCCCGAAATCTATCCACATTGAAATTTGTCCAATTAACATTGAAAGAGAAAGTATATAGGCATATAAAACTAAATCCTCACTATTCTTAACTAAAATAAATATTAATAAAATTCCAATAACTTTTATTAAGGTATTTCTTATAACTACTTTTTTAAAATTTTCAATTCCAATATATAGCCATGAAATATCAAATAATGCTGCTAATACTAAAAACGAGTGTGCAAAATATAAGCTACTCTTTATTCCAAGTGTCGCTATAAATAAGAGATAACTAATTAAACAAAATATGAATTGTAAAAAATAAATCTGCCAAAATGTTTTTTCTACCTTTTTTGAATCTAAATTTGATTGTGCAATACACTTACTCCCATACATAGTAATTCCAAGCATTCCGAATAATACAAAATATTGAGTGTTTGCATAAGTAAATGAATATTCCCCTATTCCTTCAACTCCAAGCACACGCGATAAATAAGGTGCTGTAATTAATGGTAAAATTAATGTTAAAATCTGATAACTAATATTATAAATAAAATTTTTTAGTAATTTAATTGCTCTCACCTCTATCATCTCTAAATAATAAAAAGGCTAGTTTTAACCAGCCTTTTTATTGTTTAAAATAATCAACATCAACAACAAAAGATACATTTCTTTAATTAAATCAGGCTCTATTTTAAGAAAGTGTTAACATTTATTAAAATTGACGTAAAAAATTCATATTGTATGTTAGACCTATCTGAATAAATCTGATAAGCTTAATCATTCTAAGTGTCAATATTTATCTAAAAAACAGCCTTAAATTAAATAATGCCTCAAAATGTTGTCAAATGTCTACTGCAGCTTTAGCTTAAATATTAATTCGAAACAATAAATTCTAAGGCTTGACTCTTTTCGGATTCATCAACACCTATAGTAATTATTTCTAAACTATGAATACCCTCTGAAAGAGAGGATATATCATAACTTAACTCATATCCTAAATCCATGTTAAGATATTCAGTATATAACTCTTCTATATCTGATCTTTTTACACGTGAAATTTCACCTTGGAATATTCCATCAATATAGAATTGAATTGTTTGAATTCCATGGTCATATGACCATGCTTTAATATTCAAAATATCTTTAATTGTTTATCTTTCAAGTGGTTGTTCTAACTCACCTAAATAAATACTCTCTATAGAAAGCTCCTCTTCTCCTTTATCTATAACATTATCATCTAAATAAACATTAGTTCCTAATGCTATATCTTCAGTTAACACTAAAACCGGATTTTGGACATTAATCAAACTTGTTTGAACAAACTTGCTTCCATCTTTTCCTATCGTTACTATCGATAACTCATGTTCACCATTGGTTAGCATTCCTGTATTGTAATACAATTCATAACCTGCTTGCTTCGTATCATACAATGGGAAGGCCTCTTCTACATCTTGACGATATAGACGATTCATATTACTTTGTTTAGCTCCATCAATATAGAGTTCTACTCGATCAATCTCTTTTCCATAAATTGACCATCCTTTAATATACAACACGCCACTTACTTCACTATTATTAGCTGGATAATCTATGTTTCCTTGATAAGGTGCTATATTTTGTACGGTAACTCTTATTGATTCTTTATATTGTGCCCCATCACTAGCCGTCGTAACAACAGTAAATTCGTGTTCACCATTAGCTAATGCCCATGTATTATAAGTTAATTTATAGCCAGCTTGCTTCGTATCATATAATGGGAACGCTTCTGTAATATCTTGGCGATATAGACGTGGTATATCTGCTTCCTTAATTCCGTCAATATACAGCTCTACCCTATCAATTTCTTTTCCATAAATTGACCATCCTTCAATCTCAACTTCGCCACTTACAATAGAATTAGAAACTGGGGCATCTATATTCCCATGATATGGATAAGGATTTAAGACATTAATCAAACTTGTTTGAACAAACTTGCTTCCATCTTTTCCTATCGTTACTATCGATAACTCATGTTCACCATTGGTTAGCATTCCTGTATTGTAATACAATTCATAACCTGCTTGCTTCGTATCATACAATGGGAAGGCCTCTTCTACATCTTGACGATATAGACGATTCATATTACTTTGTTTAGCTCCATCAATATAGAGTTCTACTCGATCAATCTCTTTTCCATAAATTGACCATCCTTTAATATACAACACGCCACTTACTTCACTATTATTAGCTGGATAATCTATGTTTCCTTGATAAGGTGCTATATTTTGTACGGTAACTCTTATTGATTCTTTATATTGTGCCCCATCACTAGCCGTCGTAACAACAGTAAATTCGTGTTCACCATTAGCTAATGCCCATGTATTATAAGTTAATTTATAGCCAGCTTGCTTCGTATCATATAATGGGAACGCTTCTGTAATATCTTGGCGATATAGACGTGGTATATCTGCTTCCTTAATTCCGTCAATATACAGCTCTACCCTATCAATTTCTTTTCCATAAATTGACCATCCTTCAATCTCAACTTCGCCACTTACAATAGAATTAGAAACTGGGGCATCTATATTCCCATGATATGGATAAGGATTTAAGACATTAATCAAACTTGTTTGAACAAACTTGCTTCCATCTTTTCCTATCGTTACTATCGATAACTCATGTTCACCATTGGTTAGCATTCCTGTATTGTAATACAATTCATAACCTGCTTGCTTCGTATCATACAATGGGAAGGCCTCTTCTACATCTTGACGATATAGACGATTCATATTACTTTGTTTAGCTCCATCAATATAGAGTTCTACTCGATCAATCTCTTTTCCATAAATTGACCATCCTTTAATATACAACACGCCACTTACTTCACTATTATTAGCTGGATAATCTATGTTTCCTTGATAAGGTGCTATATTTTGTACGGTAATTATTGTTGATTGTATATATTTTGTTCCGTCTTTGCCAACTGTTATAACTTTTATTTCATGTTCACCATTAGCTAATGACCACGTATTATAAGTCATTTCATAGCCAGCTTGTCTTGTATCGTATAATGGGAACGCTTCTGCAATATCTTGGCGATATAGACGTGGTATATCTGCTTCCTTAATTCCGTCAATATACAACTCTACCCTATCAATTTCTTTTCCATAGATTGACCAACCTTTAATTTGAATCTCTCCATTTACTATAGAATATTGTCC of the Turicibacter sp. TJ11 genome contains:
- a CDS encoding IS66 family transposase; translation: MSESEIIKVYHEGIQSVITLVQGLSTQISDLSQTVEKQNKVISDLDARLKKLEKQSNKTSQNSSLPPSTDGFKKTKSLRQPSNKKPGGQVGHQGSTLKMIKDPDRVVTHHPKICRGCGCCLENVEPQKTIRRQVFDLPRLRLQVTEHQSQIKVCPNCHFKNEGLFPKHVIQPTQYGPHLTSVLTYFSHYQLIPFNRLKQLTQDIFGATISQGTLVNMTKRCDELLETTEASIKENLLASSYLHLDETGCYINGKRHWLHVTSNKRYTHYFVHEKRGSQAIEANGILPSFKGTVIHDHWTPYFKYDDCTHALCNVHHLREFKGIIDFEKQQWAKDMTELLLEAKIYSEETEYPLPLHQIQEFEQRYQTIIEEGYLANPLKAHEKNTDPVRLLNRLSKRQEEVLEFLYQVEVPFDNNLAERDVRMTKTKQKISGCFRTEKGAHCFARIRGFISTCQKQGLNIIESIETILMGNTIQFS
- a CDS encoding IS630 family transposase produces the protein MFQDESSIRDYQSLVNNWFPKGKQRIIPTYGNNKSVKLIGILNYETGHVYVQEEERYTADIFLEFLKKVLKQYPTGKIVMILDNARIHHAKLIQPFLNEHKNRLRLIFLPPYSPELNLIEGLWKWLKQSVIHNVFVTIQLPSKRIPFLGDFVNDM
- a CDS encoding Ig-like domain-containing protein — protein: MRNKVSQFLVFFMLTLMLLSKHEILVKANDNYLTNFNEIEATISQSQSRAIGSGLVQFWQVVPEGQNYEGKTTTEIMNQLRCRPNHDLYPIANGLSSHETYINSCYVDDALYLGEDINYYYVYVSGYHGKVAKNKSHFFELDLDGDGKKYKYEIQTVAYYIPASNKAELYSKSSLVENTNTLDYSSDYLDKYNDWDDNVKSIAYAMGTVQSPSYYINDNGVLYHYITNNVRVANNYSKVIVGPAPSWMNLNVPYYSYDGVYFYYNWREIQITGIGAVNETNPYYNYYQYLPFRSKTNYSASEIDSFTVSNVGKTGKLVNTGQYFEAVEELYGINGSLQYAMGIHESNWGKSSLSINKNNLFGMNAVDNNPYGNGTSFPDVESGIYYHADRYISWGYTDPIDDYRYYGSHVGNKGGGLNVKYASDPFWGEKIAGWYYRFEQASGVKDYNYYTIGIKTDNSIIDVKSSAKSSATTLYKTYNQKSKLTLRNYPVIILDTVNNYYKIQSDTPINDKGVAQYNAKYNWNQSIGYISSNDSIFLQSAPYYGQIDSPGQYSIVNGEIQIKGWSIYGKEIDRVELYIDGIKEADIPRLYRQDIAEAFPLYDTRQAGYEMTYNTWSLANGEHEIKVITVGKDGTKYIQSTIITVQNIAPYQGNIDYPANNSEVSGVLYIKGWSIYGKEIDRVELYIDGAKQSNMNRLYRQDVEEAFPLYDTKQAGYELYYNTGMLTNGEHELSIVTIGKDGSKFVQTSLINVLNPYPYHGNIDAPVSNSIVSGEVEIEGWSIYGKEIDRVELYIDGIKEADIPRLYRQDITEAFPLYDTKQAGYKLTYNTWALANGEHEFTVVTTASDGAQYKESIRVTVQNIAPYQGNIDYPANNSEVSGVLYIKGWSIYGKEIDRVELYIDGAKQSNMNRLYRQDVEEAFPLYDTKQAGYELYYNTGMLTNGEHELSIVTIGKDGSKFVQTSLINVLNPYPYHGNIDAPVSNSIVSGEVEIEGWSIYGKEIDRVELYIDGIKEADIPRLYRQDITEAFPLYDTKQAGYKLTYNTWALANGEHEFTVVTTASDGAQYKESIRVTVQNIAPYQGNIDYPANNSEVSGVLYIKGWSIYGKEIDRVELYIDGAKQSNMNRLYRQDVEEAFPLYDTKQAGYELYYNTGMLTNGEHELSIVTIGKDGSKFVQTSLINVQNPVLVLTEDIALGTNVYLDDNVIDKGEEELSIESIYLGELEQPLER
- a CDS encoding flippase, with amino-acid sequence MRAIKLLKNFIYNISYQILTLILPLITAPYLSRVLGVEGIGEYSFTYANTQYFVLFGMLGITMYGSKCIAQSNLDSKKVEKTFWQIYFLQFIFCLISYLLFIATLGIKSSLYFAHSFLVLAALFDISWLYIGIENFKKVVIRNTLIKVIGILLIFILVKNSEDLVLYAYILSLSMLIGQISMWIDFGKSIKFVKPNRDDIIKHLKPTLLLFLPQIASSVYVLLDRTMLGVMNTSADVGVYDQGQKIIRLAVTLIGAISSVMMPRIANMMVTSDEKTMKKVIEKSALFISVISFGLTFGIVGVAKNFVPWFFGEGFQEVTTVFYYSAWIIIAIGGANLFAIQYLIPTNQQNKYTISVCIAAVVNIVLNFILLPRYSYIGASIATVAAEFTGVFIQMYFVKNQLNMKEILSKIPYIFICALIMYIVINAIGCLLPNTILTTFIQVLVGGIIYIVLLFVSKTIKITDIKLSV
- a CDS encoding IS630 family transposase, with amino-acid sequence MNQTELKLIETAMRETSSKQLYTRYQVIYLHLQGYKNVEIAKIVPFTAQTIGTHVRNYKKYGLEGLNPRPKSGCPKKLSPEQEAELIHTLIHKMPADVGIEPYMTWDCKLLCIWVKQTFGISFSKGGMRDMLLRLGFSYTRPTYSLARASQEKQEGFKQEFEQLKNFDSWRD